From one Dermacentor andersoni chromosome 1, qqDerAnde1_hic_scaffold, whole genome shotgun sequence genomic stretch:
- the LOC126545580 gene encoding sentrin-specific protease 7-like yields the protein MATAQNAESELSSSSELVLTYPSPAVRGALELRTTDLERLLPGACLNDTIIEFGCKTIFHEVLSEELGRATQLFSPHFYSCLTGALGASALTTPELSIGALRHERVRRWTRSVDVFTKDYIVVPVNVRNHWILVIICFAGRALPHEQAPHEIPNAYILVFDSLRGYVRNLDEIARNLRGYLSEEWKRKRESVLVFTEANMPLYVPLTPQQTNNTDCGVYVLMNIEAFFRNAPKNGEPVEMNRNLFSSGHVALKRTAMSQLIIQLHEKQHPGSDLRSKWRVRAAGTELQHETPETASAVLPPAGVVRRSIRRRTPAKMCHLPYCG from the coding sequence ATGGCGACGGCCCAGAATGCGGAGAGCGAGCTGTCGAGCTCCTCCGAGCTCGTGCTAACGTACCCCTCGCCGGCGGTGAGGGGTGCCCTGGAGCTGAGAACGACGGACCTGGAGAGACTGCTTCCAGGCGCATGTCTTAATGACACTATAATTGAATTTGGTTGCAAGACCATCTTTCACGAAGTTCTGAGTGAAGAACTGGGCCGCGCCACTCAGCTCTTCAGTCCTCATTTTTATAGCTGTCTTACCGGGGCTCTCGGCGCTTCGGCTCTTACCACGCCAGAGCTGTCTATAGGAGCGTTACGACATGAGCGAGTGAGAAGATGGACGCGTTCAGTGGACGTCTTCACAAAGGACTACATAGTCGTCCCGGTCAACGTCAGGAACCATTGGATTCTGGTCATCATATGCTTCGCAGGACGCGCCCTCCCACATGAACAGGCACCACACGAAATTCCCAACGCTTACATCCTCGTCTTCGACTCGCTGAGAGGGTACGTCAGAAACTTGGATGAAATAGCGAGGAATTTACGCGGTTACCTCTCGGAGGAGTGGAAGAGGAAACGGGAATCCGTTCTTGTGTTCACAGAAGCGAACATGCCGCTGTACGTTCCGCTAACGCCGCAGCAGACGAACAACACGGACTGCGGCGTCTATGTTCTGATGAACATAGAAGCTTTCTTCCGCAACGCGCCCAAGAACGGCGAACCTGTCGAAATGAACCGCAACCTCTTTTCATCGGGACACGTGGCACTAAAGCGGACAGCCATGAGCCAGCTCATTATTCAGTTACACGAGAAACAGCATCCCGGGTCGGACTTACGTTCCAAGTGGCGTGTGAGGGCTGCAGGCACTGAGCTCCAACACGAGACCCCCGAGACTGCGAGCGCAGTGCTTCCTCCTGCTGGCGTCGTGCGTCGCAGCATCCGCAGGAGAACCCCGGCGAAAATGTGCCATCTGCCGTACTGCGGCTGA